A window from Gorilla gorilla gorilla isolate KB3781 chromosome 21, NHGRI_mGorGor1-v2.1_pri, whole genome shotgun sequence encodes these proteins:
- the FAM217B gene encoding protein FAM217B isoform X1: MNLIRKAVLFSHSNMNAGPSWNKVQHSNNSSGKRQSKSQVPHASSQPRSSLTAVTQPTEEKLKKSISPEASRKRNPLGSRCQGASGNKLFLDFQSMKIIKENADEDSASDLSDSERIPIPPSPLTPPDLNLRAEEIDPVYFDLHPGQGHTKPEYYYPNFLPSPFSSWDLRDMALLLNAENKMEAVPRVGGLLGKYIDRLIQLEWLQVQTVQCEKAKGGKARPPTAPGTSGALKSPGRSKLIASALSKPLPHQEGASKSGPSRKKAFHHEEIHPSHYAFETSPRPIDVLGGTRFCSQRQTLEMRTEEKKKKSSKSTKLQRWDLSGSGSSSKVETSGHIRVPKQAAVILDSADSCKASKTQAHAHPRKKGKAESCGHATVSSEKKLKTNGVKQNTYKLK; this comes from the exons ATGAATCTCATCAGAAAAGCAG ttttattttctcacagcaaTATGAATGCTGGCCCATCTTGGAATAAAGTGCAACATTCAAATAATTCTTCAGGAAAAAGGCAGAGTAAATCCCAAGTACCCCATGCTTCTTCCCAGCCGAGAAGCAGCCTCACAGCTGTCACCCAGCCTActgaagaaaaacttaaaaaaagcaTTTCCCCGGAAGCAAGCCGCAAAAGGAATCCACTCGGTTCCAGGTGTCAGGGGGCCTCAGGGAATAAACTGTTTCTTGATTTTCAGTCAATGAAAATTATTAAAGAGAATGCTGATGAGGACAGTGCAAGTGATCTCTCTGATTCGGAAAGAATTcccattcctccttctcccctcacACCTCCAGATCTCAATCTTCGAGCTGAAGAAATTGATCCAGTTTACTTTGATCTTCACCCTGGTCAGGGCCATACAAAGCCTGAATACTATTATCCTAATTTCCTTCCATCCCCTTTCAGTTCCTGGGACTTACGAGATATGGCCCTGCTTCTGAACGCAGAGAACAAAATGGAAGCCGTGCCCCGAGTGGGAGGACTTCTTGGGAAGTATATCGATAGACTTATTCAGCTTGAGTGGCTGCAAGTCCAGACTGTACAGTGTGAAAAAGCAAAGGGGGGCAAAGCAAGGCCCCCCACTGCCCCTGGGACCTCAGGGGCACTGAAAAGCCCTGGGAGAAGTAAGCTAATTGCTAGTGCTCTGTCCAAGCCACTACCTCACCAGGAAGGGGCTTCAAAGTCAGGCCCTTCCCGAAAGAAAGCTTTTCACCATGAAGAAATCCACCCATCACATTATGCATTTGAGACTTCCCCTAGACCCATTGATGTGCTTGGTGGTACCAGGTTTTGTTCTCAGAGGCAAACCCTTGAAATGaggacagaagaaaagaaaaagaaatcaagtaagAGTACGAAGCTGCAGCGCTGGGATCTGTCCGGCAGTGGAAGCAGCTCTAAGGTGGAAACCAGCGGTCACATTCGAGTTCCCAAACAGGCAGCTGTGATTCTGGACTCAGCAGATTCCTGTAAGGCCTCCAAAACACAAGCACATGCGCATCCTAGGAAAAAGGGAAAGGCAGagagctgtggtcatgccactgtatCGAGtgagaaaaaactgaaaacaaacggAGTAAAGCAAAACAcatataaactaaaataa
- the PPP1R3D gene encoding protein phosphatase 1 regulatory subunit 3D, with the protein MSRGPSSAVLPSALGSRKLGPRSLSCLSDLDGGVALEPRACRPPGSPGRAPPPTPAPSGCDPRLRPIILRRARSLPSSPERRQKAAGAPGAACRPGCSQKLRVRFADALGLELAQVKVFNAGDDPSVPLHVLSRLAINSDLCCSSQDLEFTLHCLVPDFPPPVEAADFGERLQRQLVCLERVTCSDLGISGTVRVRNVAFEKQVAVRYTFSGWRSTHEAVARWRGPAGPEGTEDVFTFGFPVPPFLLELGSRVHFAVRYQVAGAEYWDNNDHRDYSLTCRNHALHMPRGECEESWIHFI; encoded by the coding sequence ATGTCCAGAGGCCCGAGCTCCGCGGTCCTGCCTAGCGCCCTGGGATCCCGGAAGCTCGGCCCCCGGAGCCTCAGCTGCCTGTCGGACCTGGACGGCGGCGTGGCCCTGGAGCCGCGGGCCTGTAGGCCCCCTGGGAGCCCGGGCCGCGCGCCGCCGCCAACGCCAGCGCCGTCGGGCTGCGACCCCCGCCTGCGGCCCATAATCCTGCGGCGGGCGCGCTCACTGCCCAGCTCCCCCGAGCGCCGCCAGAAGGCCGCGGGCGCGCCGGGCGCTGCGTGTCGGCCGGGCTGCAGCCAGAAGCTCCGGGTGCGCTTCGCCGACGCCCTGGGCTTGGAGCTGGCACAGGTCAAGGTGTTCAACGCGGGAGACGACCCGTCCGTGCCGCTGCACGTGCTGTCGCGGCTCGCAATCAACTCGGACCTGTGCTGCAGCAGCCAGGACCTGGAGTTCACCCTGCATTGCCTGGTGCCCGATTTCCCGCCGCCCGTCGAGGCCGCCGACTTTGGCGAGCGCCTGCAGCGGCAGCTCGTGTGCCTGGAGCGTGTCACTTGCTCGGACCTTGGCATCAGCGGTACGGTGCGCGTGCGCAACGTGGCCTTCGAGAAGCAGGTGGCTGTGCGCTACACTTTCTCGGGCTGGCGCAGTACCCACGAGGCGGTGGCGCGGTGGCGCGGGCCCGCAGGCCCCGAGGGCACGGAGGACGTTTTCACCTTCGGCTTCCCAGTACCGCCCTTCCTGCTGGAGCTCGGCTCCCGCGTGCACTTCGCGGTGCGCTACCAAGTGGCGGGTGCCGAGTACTGGGACAACAACGACCACCGAGACTACAGCCTCACATGTCGCAACCACGCGCTGCACATGCCTCGCGGGGAGTGCGAAGAGAGCTGGATTCACTTCATCTGA
- the FAM217B gene encoding protein FAM217B isoform X2: MNAGPSWNKVQHSNNSSGKRQSKSQVPHASSQPRSSLTAVTQPTEEKLKKSISPEASRKRNPLGSRCQGASGNKLFLDFQSMKIIKENADEDSASDLSDSERIPIPPSPLTPPDLNLRAEEIDPVYFDLHPGQGHTKPEYYYPNFLPSPFSSWDLRDMALLLNAENKMEAVPRVGGLLGKYIDRLIQLEWLQVQTVQCEKAKGGKARPPTAPGTSGALKSPGRSKLIASALSKPLPHQEGASKSGPSRKKAFHHEEIHPSHYAFETSPRPIDVLGGTRFCSQRQTLEMRTEEKKKKSSKSTKLQRWDLSGSGSSSKVETSGHIRVPKQAAVILDSADSCKASKTQAHAHPRKKGKAESCGHATVSSEKKLKTNGVKQNTYKLK, from the coding sequence ATGAATGCTGGCCCATCTTGGAATAAAGTGCAACATTCAAATAATTCTTCAGGAAAAAGGCAGAGTAAATCCCAAGTACCCCATGCTTCTTCCCAGCCGAGAAGCAGCCTCACAGCTGTCACCCAGCCTActgaagaaaaacttaaaaaaagcaTTTCCCCGGAAGCAAGCCGCAAAAGGAATCCACTCGGTTCCAGGTGTCAGGGGGCCTCAGGGAATAAACTGTTTCTTGATTTTCAGTCAATGAAAATTATTAAAGAGAATGCTGATGAGGACAGTGCAAGTGATCTCTCTGATTCGGAAAGAATTcccattcctccttctcccctcacACCTCCAGATCTCAATCTTCGAGCTGAAGAAATTGATCCAGTTTACTTTGATCTTCACCCTGGTCAGGGCCATACAAAGCCTGAATACTATTATCCTAATTTCCTTCCATCCCCTTTCAGTTCCTGGGACTTACGAGATATGGCCCTGCTTCTGAACGCAGAGAACAAAATGGAAGCCGTGCCCCGAGTGGGAGGACTTCTTGGGAAGTATATCGATAGACTTATTCAGCTTGAGTGGCTGCAAGTCCAGACTGTACAGTGTGAAAAAGCAAAGGGGGGCAAAGCAAGGCCCCCCACTGCCCCTGGGACCTCAGGGGCACTGAAAAGCCCTGGGAGAAGTAAGCTAATTGCTAGTGCTCTGTCCAAGCCACTACCTCACCAGGAAGGGGCTTCAAAGTCAGGCCCTTCCCGAAAGAAAGCTTTTCACCATGAAGAAATCCACCCATCACATTATGCATTTGAGACTTCCCCTAGACCCATTGATGTGCTTGGTGGTACCAGGTTTTGTTCTCAGAGGCAAACCCTTGAAATGaggacagaagaaaagaaaaagaaatcaagtaagAGTACGAAGCTGCAGCGCTGGGATCTGTCCGGCAGTGGAAGCAGCTCTAAGGTGGAAACCAGCGGTCACATTCGAGTTCCCAAACAGGCAGCTGTGATTCTGGACTCAGCAGATTCCTGTAAGGCCTCCAAAACACAAGCACATGCGCATCCTAGGAAAAAGGGAAAGGCAGagagctgtggtcatgccactgtatCGAGtgagaaaaaactgaaaacaaacggAGTAAAGCAAAACAcatataaactaaaataa